From a region of the Corallococcus coralloides DSM 2259 genome:
- a CDS encoding D-alanine--D-alanine ligase family protein produces the protein MPVKSLRIALLHYQAKDDPPDPVVEQVGAALRAAGHDTLDVRVDESVSDLVQKLTRTRADLVFNLCETFAEDYRLEVNVAAVLELARMPFTGAGTAGLLLAQDKVLTKQLLQFHGVLTPRFATFDGTSFQTSGDLSFPLVVKPARSDASMGLGVEKDMEGLARRVKKIRQEYDDEALAEEYIEGRELYMGVVGDAAAPEVLPVVELDFGSRWNRKRMKIANREVKFGPETPGSPHLVLPRDLSDELRGRLERAAVTAFRALKLRDYARIDFRVSSRTNEPYLLEVNPNPYLETQCEVAMGAKERGLGYEALVQRIVDTAARRHGLGVGSRATVGAPAREPAPAPH, from the coding sequence ATGCCCGTGAAGTCTCTTCGCATCGCCCTCCTCCACTACCAGGCCAAGGACGACCCGCCCGACCCGGTGGTGGAGCAGGTGGGCGCGGCGCTGCGCGCGGCCGGCCACGACACCCTGGACGTGCGCGTGGACGAGAGCGTCTCCGACCTGGTGCAGAAGCTCACGCGCACCCGCGCGGACCTGGTGTTCAACCTCTGCGAGACGTTCGCGGAGGACTACCGGCTGGAGGTCAACGTCGCGGCGGTGCTGGAGCTGGCGCGCATGCCCTTCACGGGCGCCGGCACCGCGGGCCTGCTGCTCGCGCAGGACAAGGTGCTCACCAAGCAGCTGCTCCAGTTCCACGGCGTGCTCACGCCCCGCTTCGCCACCTTCGACGGCACGTCGTTCCAGACGAGCGGCGACCTGTCCTTCCCGCTGGTGGTGAAGCCCGCGCGCTCGGATGCCTCCATGGGCCTGGGGGTGGAGAAGGACATGGAGGGGTTGGCCCGGCGGGTGAAGAAGATCCGCCAGGAGTACGACGACGAGGCCCTGGCGGAGGAGTACATCGAGGGCCGCGAGCTGTACATGGGCGTGGTGGGGGACGCGGCGGCTCCCGAGGTCCTGCCGGTGGTGGAGCTGGACTTCGGCTCGCGGTGGAACCGCAAGCGGATGAAGATCGCCAACCGCGAGGTGAAGTTCGGCCCGGAGACGCCGGGCAGCCCGCATCTGGTGCTGCCCAGGGACTTGTCGGACGAGCTGCGGGGTCGCCTGGAGCGCGCGGCCGTCACGGCGTTCCGCGCGCTCAAGCTGCGGGACTACGCGCGCATCGACTTCCGCGTGTCCAGCCGCACCAACGAGCCCTACCTCCTGGAGGTGAACCCCAACCCCTACCTGGAGACCCAGTGCGAGGTGGCCATGGGGGCGAAGGAGCGCGGCCTGGGCTACGAGGCGCTCGTGCAGCGCATCGTGGACACAGCGGCCCGGCGCCACGGCCTGGGCGTGGGGTCCAGGGCCACGGTGGGTGCGCCCGCTCGGGAGCCTGCCCCCGCCCCGCACTGA